A region from the Thermanaeromonas sp. C210 genome encodes:
- a CDS encoding L7Ae/L30e/S12e/Gadd45 family ribosomal protein yields MAELLGLALRARKVAWGSRAVREDLRKGRAYLVIITEDASPRLRREFELLCRRSAVPLVVWGTKAELGLAMGKPPSAVAAVEDPGFARLIGQVVG; encoded by the coding sequence ATGGCTGAACTTCTCGGCTTAGCCCTGCGCGCCCGCAAGGTGGCCTGGGGGTCCAGGGCGGTCAGGGAAGACCTGAGAAAGGGCCGGGCTTATTTGGTCATTATTACCGAGGACGCCAGTCCCCGCCTGAGGAGAGAGTTCGAACTGCTCTGCCGTAGATCGGCCGTCCCACTGGTGGTCTGGGGTACCAAGGCCGAATTAGGGTTGGCCATGGGCAAACCTCCTAGCGCAGTAGCAGCAGTGGAGGACCCGGGTTTTGCCAGGTTGATAGGGCAGGTGGTGGGATAA
- the rnpM gene encoding RNase P modulator RnpM, which produces MPRPKKFPVRMCVGCRSRKEKRELIRVVRTPDLQLVIDPTGKKAGRGAYLCPQVECLQKAIKSKALERNLGMQVSPEILAQLEADLQKRAHEQENG; this is translated from the coding sequence GTGCCTCGACCAAAGAAGTTTCCCGTGCGCATGTGTGTAGGCTGCCGCAGCAGAAAAGAGAAACGGGAATTGATACGAGTGGTCCGTACCCCGGATTTGCAATTGGTTATCGACCCGACCGGAAAAAAGGCGGGGCGGGGCGCTTACCTGTGTCCTCAAGTGGAGTGTTTGCAAAAGGCTATTAAGAGCAAGGCCCTGGAGAGGAACCTGGGGATGCAGGTTAGCCCCGAAATACTGGCGCAACTGGAGGCCGATCTCCAAAAGAGGGCCCATGAGCAGGAGAATGGCTGA
- the nusA gene encoding transcription termination factor NusA yields the protein MNTEFIHALRDLEREKGLKMAVLLEAIEAALVSAYKKNFGSAQNVRVHIEPETGEIRVFAQKKVVERVGDPRTEIALSEARSLNSTYEIGDIVEKEITPKEFGRIAAQTAKQVVIQRIREAERNLIYEEFIAHENDIITGIVRRHEGKNWIIDLGRVEAIMTPTEQIPTESYSPGERIKVYVVEVKKTTKGPQVLVSRTHPGLLKRLFELEVPEIHDGIVEIKGVAREAGVRSKIAVHSREERVDPVGACVGPKGVRVQAVVNELRGEKIDIIKWSDDPAVFVANSLSPARVLDVEVDYENKIGKVIVPDNQLSLAIGKEGQNARLAAKLTGWKIDIKSESEAGDWEPWDEDLDAEV from the coding sequence ATGAATACCGAATTCATCCATGCCTTAAGGGACTTGGAGCGGGAAAAAGGGCTTAAAATGGCCGTTCTGCTGGAAGCTATTGAGGCCGCCCTGGTATCCGCCTATAAAAAGAATTTTGGCTCGGCCCAGAATGTAAGGGTTCATATTGAACCGGAAACGGGCGAGATCAGAGTTTTTGCCCAGAAAAAGGTGGTGGAAAGGGTAGGTGATCCCCGAACGGAAATCGCTTTAAGCGAGGCCCGCTCTTTGAACAGCACTTATGAAATCGGGGATATTGTCGAAAAGGAAATCACGCCTAAGGAGTTCGGACGCATTGCGGCCCAAACGGCTAAACAAGTGGTAATCCAGCGGATACGGGAAGCTGAGCGCAACCTTATTTACGAAGAATTTATCGCCCATGAAAACGATATTATCACCGGCATTGTGCGGCGACACGAAGGGAAAAACTGGATTATAGATCTCGGGCGCGTTGAAGCCATAATGACGCCTACCGAACAGATACCTACGGAAAGCTACTCCCCGGGAGAAAGGATAAAGGTTTATGTGGTGGAAGTCAAGAAGACCACCAAAGGTCCCCAAGTCCTGGTTTCCCGTACCCACCCGGGTCTGCTGAAGCGGTTGTTTGAACTGGAAGTGCCCGAGATCCATGATGGAATAGTAGAAATTAAAGGGGTGGCCCGTGAGGCTGGCGTGCGTTCCAAGATAGCCGTGCACTCCCGGGAAGAAAGGGTGGATCCGGTGGGCGCCTGCGTTGGGCCCAAGGGTGTCCGGGTCCAGGCAGTGGTGAACGAACTCCGGGGGGAAAAAATCGATATTATTAAATGGAGCGATGACCCGGCCGTGTTCGTGGCTAACTCCCTCAGCCCGGCCAGGGTGCTGGATGTGGAGGTGGACTACGAGAACAAAATAGGAAAGGTGATCGTGCCTGACAACCAGCTGTCCCTGGCCATCGGCAAAGAGGGACAGAATGCCCGGTTGGCGGCAAAGCTCACGGGATGGAAAATCGATATTAAGAGTGAGAGTGAAGCTGGAGACTGGGAACCGTGGGATGAAGACCTGGATGCCGAGGTTTAA
- the rimP gene encoding ribosome maturation factor RimP yields MSQIASAVQSLVEPIIEAMGYELVDVEYCREGRRYFLRLYIDSPEGISLDDCERVSRAVETELDREDPIPHSYYLEVSSPGVERPLKKDADFERFKGRKVTLRTFAPLEGRRKFEGQLLGLEGEMVHILTPAGEQLSIPRREISSARLKYEPREE; encoded by the coding sequence TTGAGTCAAATAGCTTCGGCGGTGCAGAGCCTAGTGGAGCCCATAATTGAGGCCATGGGTTATGAGCTGGTAGACGTAGAGTACTGCCGCGAGGGCCGGCGTTACTTCCTGCGGTTATACATCGACAGCCCGGAAGGTATTTCCCTGGACGACTGTGAAAGGGTAAGCCGGGCAGTAGAAACTGAACTCGACCGCGAGGATCCCATTCCCCACAGCTACTATCTGGAGGTGTCTTCGCCTGGGGTGGAGCGGCCTTTGAAAAAAGACGCCGACTTTGAGCGTTTCAAGGGCCGCAAAGTGACCCTGCGAACCTTCGCGCCCCTGGAGGGGCGGCGCAAGTTCGAAGGGCAGCTGTTGGGGCTGGAAGGTGAAATGGTCCACATCCTGACACCGGCAGGGGAACAATTAAGCATTCCGCGCCGGGAAATATCCAGCGCCAGGCTGAAGTACGAACCCAGGGAGGAGTGA
- a CDS encoding PolC-type DNA polymerase III — protein sequence MAVDREAIARVEVFRRRGECRIWLRRGLAPGEELTWQARLGEEFPGLEIRLETMEEGEGQLGWEEGILQQLTARLGPGSRAWLAGARLARDGGNSWQLILPGKLPLEVLRRSGCAAVLAEILQEDLGQEVTVEVITDEDYCRELSRVSRELQVEHLQKICQPLKDSAPRGNEGESGEQENGGVLLGHKIKGQERALIGIQDEERQVVVRGEVLNFSSRQLRSGRLLVTLDITDRTDSITVKAFVTEGPLKDKSLQPGQWVRVRGDVQYDLYSQELILLARDMEMADPLCRQDLAPVKRVELHLHTKMSAMDGVAEVEEVVRCAARWQHGAVAITDHGVLQAFPVAAEAGRRYGVKIIYGLEGYLFDDDGSPPDQQKTYHIVILVKDREGLLNLYRLVSASHLQFFYRKPRIPRRLLQQYRQGLLLGTACEAGELIRSYLAGADEEQLAAIAAFYDYLEIQPLANNEFLIREGKMPDRRALEEMNRRIVALGKKLGKPVVATGDVHFVEPEDAIFRQILLHGQGYEDEVQAPLYYRTTEEMLAEFAYLGEETAREVVIENPRLLATQVEDLKPIPDEFYPPEIPGAEEELTDIVLRRAREWYGDPLPPEVQGRLYKELKAIIQHGFAVLYLIAHRLVKKSNEDGYLVGSRGSVGSSLVATMAGITEVNPLPPHYRCPGCRYTQFVQDGSVNCGADLPDKCCPRCGESLVKDGHDIPFEVFLGFKGDKVPDIDLNFSGEYQAQAHRYAEEMFGKDHVFRAGTIATIAERTAYGFVQKYLEEHNLKLRQAEVNRLVRGCTGVKRTTGQHPGGLMVVPRGTDIHLFTPLQHPADDQSSTVITTHFDYEALSERLVKLDLLGHDDPTVIKVLEDLTGVPAREIPLDEKKTMSLFSSVEALGVRPEDIGTQVGTLGIPEFGTRFVRQMLEETRPRTFAELVRISGFSHGTDVWLNNAQDLIRSGTARLSEAISTRDDIMNYLLHKGVPPEVAFRVMEDVRKGKGVKKEYEDIMRSAGVPEWFIQSCKKITYLFPKAHAVAYVMMAFRIAYYKVYHPEAFYAAFFSVRAEEFDADIICQGLDRVQEEIRSLERKGNEASARDKNFLSILEVAREMFCRGITLKRVDLARSHAVRFLTAPGQLLPPLASLAGVGRSAAEAIDRARREKPFTSVEDLQRRSRINRSVLEVLERHGCLAGLPATDQLALF from the coding sequence ATGGCTGTCGACCGCGAGGCGATTGCACGCGTAGAGGTGTTTCGTCGGCGGGGCGAGTGCCGGATATGGCTCCGTCGAGGACTGGCACCCGGAGAGGAGCTTACATGGCAGGCCAGGCTGGGGGAGGAATTCCCCGGGCTGGAGATCCGGTTGGAAACCATGGAAGAGGGGGAAGGGCAGCTCGGGTGGGAAGAGGGTATTTTGCAGCAGTTGACCGCCCGCCTGGGCCCGGGAAGCCGCGCCTGGCTGGCGGGAGCCCGTTTAGCCAGGGACGGGGGAAACAGTTGGCAGCTCATCTTGCCGGGAAAGCTGCCCCTGGAGGTGCTGCGCCGGTCGGGATGCGCTGCCGTACTGGCCGAGATCCTGCAAGAGGATCTGGGGCAAGAGGTAACGGTAGAGGTAATAACGGATGAAGACTACTGCCGGGAGCTGTCCAGGGTTTCCCGGGAGTTGCAGGTTGAACACCTTCAGAAAATATGCCAGCCCCTTAAGGACTCCGCCCCCCGAGGAAATGAAGGGGAAAGCGGTGAGCAGGAAAACGGCGGGGTGTTGTTGGGCCATAAAATTAAGGGTCAGGAGCGGGCCCTTATCGGTATACAGGATGAAGAGCGGCAAGTAGTAGTGCGGGGAGAGGTCCTGAACTTTAGCAGCCGCCAGCTGCGGAGCGGCCGCCTGCTAGTGACCCTGGACATTACCGACCGGACGGACAGCATCACGGTGAAGGCCTTTGTAACCGAAGGCCCCCTGAAGGATAAATCTCTGCAACCGGGCCAGTGGGTCCGGGTCAGGGGGGATGTGCAATACGATCTCTACAGTCAGGAACTAATACTCCTGGCCCGGGATATGGAAATGGCCGACCCCCTTTGCCGTCAGGACCTGGCGCCGGTCAAAAGAGTGGAGCTGCACCTTCATACCAAAATGAGCGCCATGGACGGAGTGGCGGAAGTGGAAGAAGTGGTCCGGTGTGCCGCCCGCTGGCAGCATGGGGCGGTGGCCATAACGGATCACGGGGTACTCCAGGCCTTTCCGGTGGCGGCCGAGGCCGGCCGCCGCTACGGGGTCAAGATAATCTATGGCCTGGAAGGATACCTCTTCGATGACGACGGTTCCCCCCCGGACCAGCAGAAAACCTATCATATTGTGATCCTCGTCAAGGACCGGGAGGGCCTGCTCAACCTTTACCGTTTGGTATCGGCTTCCCACCTCCAGTTTTTTTACCGCAAACCCCGCATACCCCGCCGCCTGCTCCAGCAGTACAGGCAGGGGCTGCTTCTCGGCACTGCCTGTGAGGCCGGTGAACTCATCCGCAGCTATTTGGCCGGGGCTGACGAAGAGCAGCTGGCGGCCATAGCGGCCTTTTACGACTATCTGGAAATTCAACCCCTGGCCAACAATGAGTTTTTAATCCGGGAGGGTAAAATGCCCGACCGGCGGGCTCTGGAAGAGATGAACCGCCGCATCGTGGCCCTGGGCAAAAAACTGGGCAAGCCGGTGGTGGCCACCGGGGACGTCCATTTTGTGGAGCCGGAGGATGCTATCTTCCGCCAGATCCTCCTGCACGGCCAGGGCTATGAAGACGAGGTTCAGGCTCCCCTTTATTACCGTACTACGGAGGAAATGCTGGCCGAATTCGCCTATTTGGGGGAAGAGACGGCCCGGGAAGTGGTAATCGAAAACCCCCGGCTCCTGGCCACCCAGGTGGAGGACCTTAAACCCATTCCCGACGAGTTCTATCCTCCCGAGATCCCGGGAGCCGAGGAAGAGCTAACCGACATCGTCCTCCGGCGGGCGCGGGAATGGTACGGTGACCCCCTCCCGCCCGAAGTTCAGGGTCGGCTCTACAAGGAACTCAAGGCCATTATTCAGCACGGTTTTGCGGTGCTCTACCTCATTGCCCACAGGTTAGTCAAAAAATCCAATGAAGACGGCTACTTGGTTGGCTCCCGGGGGTCGGTAGGTTCCTCCCTGGTGGCCACCATGGCTGGAATCACCGAGGTAAATCCGTTGCCCCCCCATTATCGGTGCCCCGGTTGCCGCTATACCCAGTTTGTCCAGGACGGCAGCGTTAACTGCGGGGCGGATCTCCCCGACAAATGCTGCCCGCGGTGCGGGGAAAGTCTGGTCAAGGACGGCCATGACATACCCTTTGAAGTCTTTCTGGGCTTTAAAGGGGACAAAGTCCCAGACATCGACCTGAATTTTTCCGGCGAATACCAGGCCCAGGCCCACCGTTACGCCGAAGAGATGTTCGGCAAGGATCACGTTTTCCGCGCCGGTACCATCGCTACCATAGCCGAACGAACCGCCTACGGCTTTGTACAAAAATATCTAGAAGAGCATAATTTGAAGCTGAGGCAGGCGGAGGTCAACCGCCTGGTGCGCGGGTGTACCGGGGTGAAGCGGACCACCGGGCAGCATCCCGGGGGATTGATGGTGGTACCCCGGGGAACTGACATACATTTATTTACACCCCTCCAGCACCCGGCAGACGACCAGTCCAGCACCGTTATCACCACCCACTTTGATTATGAGGCTTTGAGTGAGCGCCTGGTGAAGTTAGACTTGCTAGGCCATGATGATCCTACGGTCATTAAGGTGCTGGAGGATTTAACCGGGGTACCTGCCCGGGAGATCCCCCTGGACGAGAAAAAAACCATGTCCCTCTTTTCCAGCGTGGAAGCTCTGGGGGTGAGGCCGGAGGATATAGGCACCCAGGTGGGCACCTTAGGGATCCCTGAATTCGGGACCCGCTTTGTACGGCAAATGCTGGAAGAAACCCGGCCCCGGACCTTTGCCGAGCTGGTGCGCATCAGCGGATTTTCCCACGGCACCGACGTATGGCTGAATAACGCTCAGGACCTTATCAGGAGCGGGACCGCCCGCCTCAGCGAGGCCATATCCACCCGGGACGATATTATGAACTACCTGCTCCATAAGGGAGTGCCCCCGGAAGTGGCCTTTCGCGTGATGGAGGACGTGCGCAAGGGGAAGGGGGTAAAGAAGGAATATGAAGATATAATGCGCTCGGCCGGGGTGCCCGAATGGTTCATTCAATCATGCAAAAAGATAACCTACTTATTCCCCAAGGCCCATGCCGTGGCCTACGTCATGATGGCCTTTCGCATTGCCTACTATAAGGTTTACCACCCCGAAGCCTTCTACGCCGCCTTTTTCAGCGTGCGGGCCGAAGAATTCGACGCCGACATCATCTGCCAGGGCCTGGACCGGGTGCAGGAAGAAATCAGGTCCCTAGAGCGTAAGGGCAACGAGGCCAGCGCGCGGGATAAGAACTTCCTCTCCATCTTAGAGGTGGCCCGAGAAATGTTTTGCCGCGGCATTACGTTAAAGCGCGTGGACCTGGCCAGGTCCCACGCCGTCCGCTTTTTAACCGCTCCCGGCCAATTGCTTCCCCCCCTGGCTTCCCTGGCCGGGGTGGGGCGGTCGGCGGCCGAGGCCATTGATCGGGCCAGAAGGGAAAAACCCTTTACTTCGGTGGAGGACCTGCAGCGCCGTAGCCGGATAAACCGGTCGGTACTGGAGGTTTTGGAGCGCCACGGGTGCCTGGCAGGGTTGCCGGCTACCGACCAGCTGGCACTATTTTAG
- the infB gene encoding translation initiation factor IF-2 — protein MGKTRVYELAKELRVSHKELMDTMASLGIYTRSHMSVLENGEVIKIRNHYRRLRRAAKAAAQAAAQASLTVAPQPEEKPAEQVPAAQTQEAEVTTGGAEPRPKEEVLPEGEQATRSGPRKVEDVQRDAWPEVEATGGEVAAPRAARPHTPKVPETEAARGPEGPRSIPEAGREKPRRDHGRRARKPGEAGKGAAPRKRPEGKPLRIPKPPEAVTKDQPEKRRDRPGKTEARERERTRDKFFEEREAERVLRREKVRAKSKEQQPEPSPVVPRVVLSGPLTVQELAKKLSKTAAEVIKKLMSLGVLATINQEVDVDTAAIVAQEMGAEVEVKIETPITELPDVPDDPATLKARPPVVTVMGHVDHGKTTLLDAIRHTNVTASEVGGITQHIGAYQVTVKGRKITFLDTPGHEAFTAMRARGAQVTDIAILVVAADDGVMPQTVEAINHAKAAQVPIIVAVNKVDKPGANPDRVKQQLTEYGLVPEEWGGDTVMVPVSALKKQGLDQLLEMVLLVAELADLKANPDRPARGVVVEAKLDRGRGPVATVLVQKGTLKVGDNLVAGSVFGRVRAMFDDRGNRVTAAPPSMPVEILGLDEVPEAGDIFQVVEDEKLARQIAEQRQIEKRQKDLQAGGKTSLEEIFKQMDAGQAKELRLIVKADVQGSVEALRNALERLSTDEVKVVLIHSGVGAITESDVMLAAASNAVIVGFQVRPDANARKAAENAGVEIRLYRIIYEVVDDIKAAMAGLLEPEKREVILGRAEVRATFKVPKVGTVAGCYVTEGKVTSKALVRLIRDGVVVYEGRVASLKRFKDDVREVVQGFECGIGLEKFNDIKEGDVLEAYTIEEIKRQL, from the coding sequence ATGGGGAAGACGAGGGTATATGAACTGGCCAAAGAACTAAGGGTTTCCCATAAAGAACTCATGGATACCATGGCCAGTCTGGGTATTTATACTCGGTCTCATATGAGCGTACTGGAGAACGGCGAGGTTATTAAGATCCGCAATCATTACCGGCGGCTGCGGAGGGCGGCCAAAGCAGCAGCCCAAGCTGCAGCCCAGGCTTCCCTTACGGTGGCACCACAACCGGAGGAAAAGCCGGCGGAGCAGGTGCCTGCAGCCCAAACCCAGGAGGCTGAGGTGACCACAGGGGGAGCCGAGCCCCGGCCCAAGGAGGAAGTCCTGCCCGAAGGGGAGCAGGCGACCCGGAGCGGTCCCCGTAAGGTGGAGGACGTACAGAGGGATGCCTGGCCGGAGGTGGAGGCAACAGGCGGCGAGGTAGCGGCCCCGAGGGCCGCACGGCCTCACACCCCTAAAGTTCCTGAAACCGAGGCGGCCCGGGGACCGGAGGGTCCTAGGAGCATCCCGGAGGCCGGGCGAGAAAAACCCCGGCGCGACCACGGGCGCCGGGCCCGCAAACCGGGAGAGGCCGGAAAAGGGGCTGCCCCCCGTAAACGCCCAGAAGGCAAGCCGCTGCGTATCCCTAAGCCTCCGGAGGCCGTCACCAAGGACCAGCCGGAGAAGAGGAGAGACCGTCCCGGCAAGACGGAGGCGAGAGAGCGGGAAAGGACGCGGGATAAGTTCTTTGAGGAGCGGGAAGCAGAACGCGTATTGCGGCGAGAGAAGGTCCGGGCTAAGAGCAAGGAACAGCAGCCTGAACCCAGCCCCGTTGTACCGCGCGTAGTTCTGAGCGGCCCCCTGACGGTCCAGGAGCTGGCTAAGAAGCTCAGCAAAACGGCGGCCGAGGTTATTAAGAAGCTCATGAGCCTGGGCGTCCTGGCTACCATTAATCAGGAAGTGGATGTGGATACGGCGGCCATCGTGGCCCAGGAAATGGGAGCCGAGGTAGAAGTCAAGATAGAGACGCCCATCACCGAGCTGCCGGATGTCCCTGATGACCCGGCTACCCTCAAAGCGCGTCCGCCCGTGGTAACGGTCATGGGCCATGTGGACCATGGCAAGACCACCTTGCTGGATGCCATACGCCACACCAATGTAACTGCTAGCGAGGTTGGGGGGATAACTCAGCATATCGGCGCCTACCAGGTAACGGTCAAAGGGCGGAAAATAACTTTCCTGGATACCCCGGGTCACGAGGCCTTTACCGCCATGCGTGCCCGGGGAGCCCAGGTTACAGATATTGCTATTCTGGTGGTGGCGGCGGATGACGGGGTCATGCCCCAGACGGTGGAGGCTATAAATCACGCTAAAGCAGCCCAGGTTCCCATTATCGTAGCCGTTAATAAGGTAGACAAACCGGGGGCTAATCCCGACCGCGTTAAGCAGCAGTTGACCGAGTACGGCCTGGTCCCCGAGGAATGGGGCGGGGACACGGTTATGGTGCCGGTCTCGGCCCTGAAAAAACAGGGTTTAGACCAACTGCTGGAGATGGTGCTGCTGGTGGCCGAACTGGCCGATCTGAAGGCCAATCCCGACCGGCCCGCCCGCGGGGTAGTGGTGGAAGCTAAGTTGGATAGGGGCCGGGGCCCGGTGGCTACCGTACTGGTGCAGAAGGGAACCCTGAAGGTAGGGGACAATCTAGTGGCCGGCAGTGTCTTCGGGCGGGTACGGGCTATGTTCGACGACCGGGGCAACCGCGTAACCGCGGCCCCGCCCTCTATGCCCGTCGAAATTCTAGGCCTGGACGAGGTCCCGGAGGCCGGTGATATATTCCAGGTGGTGGAAGACGAAAAACTGGCCCGCCAGATAGCCGAGCAGCGCCAGATAGAAAAACGCCAAAAGGATCTGCAGGCCGGCGGCAAGACTTCCCTGGAAGAGATCTTCAAGCAAATGGACGCCGGCCAGGCCAAGGAACTCAGGCTCATTGTAAAGGCCGACGTCCAGGGCTCGGTGGAGGCCCTGCGCAATGCCCTCGAACGCCTGTCCACGGATGAAGTAAAAGTGGTCCTTATCCACAGCGGCGTGGGTGCCATTACGGAGTCGGATGTTATGCTGGCGGCAGCTTCCAATGCCGTTATCGTGGGTTTCCAGGTCCGGCCTGATGCCAACGCCCGCAAGGCTGCCGAGAATGCCGGGGTGGAAATACGCCTCTACCGGATCATATATGAAGTCGTAGACGATATTAAGGCGGCCATGGCGGGCCTGCTGGAGCCGGAGAAGAGAGAAGTAATCCTGGGACGGGCGGAAGTAAGGGCGACCTTTAAAGTGCCCAAGGTGGGAACGGTTGCCGGTTGTTACGTTACGGAAGGGAAGGTCACCAGCAAGGCCTTGGTAAGGCTGATCCGAGACGGGGTAGTAGTGTACGAGGGCCGCGTGGCTTCCCTGAAGCGCTTCAAGGATGATGTGCGAGAAGTCGTGCAGGGCTTTGAATGCGGCATCGGCCTGGAAAAATTCAACGACATCAAGGAGGGCGATGTTCTAGAGGCCTATACCATCGAGGAGATAAAGCGGCAATTGTAG